One window of the Paraburkholderia sp. PGU19 genome contains the following:
- the mdtD gene encoding multidrug transporter subunit MdtD, giving the protein MSESTESASPAASNRTANTAPTARSLTVMLWIVATGFFMQTLDSTIVNTALPAMAKSLGELPLRMQSVVIAYSLTMAVMIPVSGWLADKLGTRRVFMSAILVFTIGSLLCANAQTLTQLVAYRVLQGVGGAMLLPVGRLAVLRVFPAERYLPALSFVAIPGLIGPLIGPTLGGWLVKIASWHWIFLINVPVGIAGVIATFIFMPDSRNPDTAKFDIKGYVLLIVGMVSISMALDGQTEFSIQHATMLMLLILSLGCFVAYGLHATRAANPIFSLDLFKIHTFSVGLLGNLFARIGSGAMPYLIPLLLQVSLGYSAFEAGLMMLPVAAAGMSSKRLVTRLIMKYGYRRVLVSNTVLVGLAMASFSLTSVHQPLWLRLVQLAVFGGVNSMQFTAMNTLTLKDLGTGGASSGNSLFSLVQMLAMSLGVTVAGALLTTFTGLMPRVTAANSLPAFHATFLCVGLITAATSWIFAQLSADIRQPVRRADPQERT; this is encoded by the coding sequence ATGTCCGAATCGACCGAATCCGCATCGCCCGCCGCGAGCAACCGCACCGCGAACACCGCGCCGACTGCCCGCTCGTTGACGGTGATGCTGTGGATCGTCGCGACGGGCTTCTTCATGCAGACGCTCGATTCGACGATCGTCAACACCGCGCTTCCCGCGATGGCGAAAAGCCTCGGCGAATTGCCGTTGCGCATGCAATCAGTCGTGATTGCCTATTCGCTGACGATGGCCGTCATGATTCCCGTGTCCGGCTGGCTCGCCGACAAGCTCGGCACGCGGCGCGTGTTCATGAGCGCGATCCTCGTCTTCACGATCGGCTCGCTGTTGTGCGCGAACGCGCAAACGCTCACGCAACTGGTGGCTTATCGCGTGCTGCAAGGCGTGGGCGGCGCCATGCTGCTGCCCGTCGGCCGCCTCGCCGTGCTGCGCGTGTTTCCCGCCGAACGCTATCTGCCCGCGCTGTCGTTCGTCGCGATTCCAGGGCTGATCGGTCCGCTGATCGGCCCGACGCTCGGCGGCTGGCTCGTCAAGATCGCATCGTGGCACTGGATCTTTCTGATCAACGTGCCCGTCGGCATCGCCGGCGTGATCGCGACGTTCATCTTCATGCCCGACAGCCGCAACCCCGATACCGCGAAGTTCGACATCAAAGGCTATGTGCTGCTGATCGTCGGCATGGTGTCGATTTCGATGGCGCTCGACGGACAAACCGAATTCTCGATCCAGCACGCGACCATGCTGATGCTGCTGATCCTTTCGCTAGGCTGTTTCGTTGCCTACGGTTTGCATGCGACGCGCGCGGCCAACCCGATTTTCTCGCTCGATCTGTTCAAGATCCACACGTTCAGCGTCGGCCTGCTTGGCAACCTGTTCGCGCGGATCGGCAGCGGCGCGATGCCGTATCTGATTCCGCTGCTGCTGCAGGTGAGCCTCGGCTACAGCGCGTTCGAAGCCGGCCTGATGATGCTGCCCGTCGCCGCGGCGGGCATGTCGTCGAAGCGCCTCGTCACGCGGCTCATCATGAAGTACGGCTACCGGCGCGTGCTCGTGTCGAACACGGTACTGGTCGGCCTCGCGATGGCGAGCTTCTCGCTGACGAGCGTGCATCAGCCGCTGTGGCTGCGCCTCGTGCAGCTCGCCGTCTTCGGCGGCGTCAACTCGATGCAGTTCACCGCGATGAACACGCTGACGCTGAAAGACCTCGGCACGGGTGGCGCGAGCAGCGGCAACAGCCTGTTCTCGCTGGTGCAGATGCTCGCGATGAGCCTCGGCGTCACCGTCGCGGGCGCGTTGCTGACCACATTCACGGGTCTCATGCCACGCGTCACGGCGGCCAACTCGCTGCCCGCCTTTCACGCGACTTTCCTGTGTGTCGGCCTGATCACGGCGGCAACGTCGTGGATCTTCGCGCAGCTGTCGGCCGATATCCGGCAGCCGGTGAGGCGCGCCGATCCGCAGGAACGCACGTGA
- a CDS encoding PLP-dependent aminotransferase family protein: MKLDIELNRENGVPLTEQIVSGVQDWIRSRTAHPGAKLPSIRQFATDNDISRFPVIEAYDRLVSLGYLDSRPGSGFYVAERHRAAMSCQGASDPRRAEDESTHILQQFNHPGESLKLGSGFIPEAWRDMDSLAQAIRHVSRTDGASMIDYATPLGNATLRELLQGRIEQLGIEAEASQILITFGASQAMDLLMRYLLKPGDTIFVEDPGYYNFNGLLKLHGVNLVGIPRTRTGPDLDAMQAQLQQHRPKLFFINSVFHNPTGTTIAPPIAFRLLQLAREHNFKIIEDDIYADFQTDPTDRLATLDQLEHVIYIGGLSKTLSSSLRIGYVIADHPTIKDLADIKMLTSIGGSRFAEAVTVALLERGMYRKHLERLRRRMRDALGATVQTLEMSGWQVFENPLGGKFVWARVPHVEDAERLVECGAPLGVTVAPGSYFRPNAEPSPWIRVNAAFANDPRARAFFEAAVQLKP, encoded by the coding sequence ATGAAGCTCGATATCGAACTGAACCGCGAAAACGGCGTGCCGCTCACCGAGCAGATCGTCAGCGGCGTTCAGGACTGGATACGCTCGCGCACCGCGCATCCCGGCGCGAAGCTGCCGTCGATCCGCCAGTTCGCCACCGACAATGACATCAGCCGCTTCCCCGTGATCGAGGCTTACGACCGGCTCGTGTCGCTCGGTTATCTGGATTCGCGGCCGGGTTCCGGCTTCTACGTGGCCGAGCGGCACCGCGCCGCGATGAGTTGCCAGGGTGCGTCCGACCCGCGCCGCGCCGAAGACGAATCGACCCACATCCTGCAACAGTTCAATCATCCCGGCGAATCGCTAAAGCTCGGCAGCGGCTTCATTCCCGAGGCATGGCGCGACATGGACAGCCTCGCGCAGGCGATCCGCCACGTGTCGCGCACCGACGGCGCGAGCATGATCGATTACGCGACGCCGCTCGGCAACGCGACCCTGCGCGAACTTCTGCAAGGACGCATCGAGCAGCTCGGCATCGAAGCGGAGGCGTCGCAGATCCTGATCACGTTCGGCGCGAGCCAGGCGATGGACCTGCTGATGCGCTACCTGCTCAAGCCCGGCGACACGATCTTTGTCGAGGACCCGGGCTACTACAACTTCAACGGTCTGCTGAAGCTGCATGGCGTGAACCTCGTCGGCATTCCGCGCACGCGCACGGGCCCCGACCTCGACGCGATGCAAGCGCAGTTGCAACAGCATCGGCCGAAGCTCTTCTTCATCAACTCGGTGTTTCACAATCCGACAGGCACGACGATCGCGCCGCCCATCGCGTTCCGCCTGCTGCAACTCGCGCGCGAGCACAACTTCAAGATCATCGAAGACGATATCTACGCCGACTTCCAGACCGATCCCACCGACCGCCTCGCCACGCTCGATCAGCTCGAACATGTGATCTACATCGGCGGGCTGTCGAAGACCCTGTCGTCGTCGCTGCGCATCGGCTATGTGATCGCGGATCACCCGACCATCAAGGATCTCGCCGACATCAAGATGCTGACGAGCATCGGCGGCTCGCGCTTTGCGGAAGCCGTGACCGTCGCATTGCTCGAACGCGGGATGTATCGCAAGCATCTGGAAAGATTGCGGCGGCGCATGCGCGATGCGCTCGGCGCGACCGTGCAGACGCTCGAAATGAGCGGCTGGCAAGTGTTCGAGAATCCGCTGGGCGGCAAGTTCGTGTGGGCGCGCGTGCCGCATGTCGAGGATGCGGAGCGGCTCGTCGAGTGCGGCGCGCCGCTCGGCGTGACGGTCGCGCCCGGCAGCTATTTCCGGCCAAATGCGGAGCCGAGCCCGTGGATACGCGTCAACGCCGCGTTTGCGAACGATCCGCGCGCGCGGGCGTTTTTTGAGGCGGCGGTGCAATTGAAGCCGTAG
- a CDS encoding DUF2917 domain-containing protein — protein MREIRTFELEHSEPASAWRVAQPLAVNVLAGQLWLTVEGDAEDYWLEAGESFELKRGAVAWLSAGHNGVRLSLTVTSGAGDTVRVERRRAPRWTWMPRWFLTA, from the coding sequence ATGCGTGAAATCCGTACTTTCGAACTTGAGCATAGCGAGCCGGCAAGCGCCTGGCGGGTCGCGCAGCCGCTTGCCGTGAACGTGCTGGCGGGCCAACTCTGGCTGACCGTCGAGGGCGACGCGGAGGATTACTGGCTGGAAGCAGGCGAGTCGTTCGAACTGAAGCGCGGCGCCGTCGCATGGCTGAGCGCAGGGCACAACGGCGTACGGCTCTCGCTGACGGTCACGAGCGGCGCAGGCGATACCGTGCGCGTCGAACGGCGGCGTGCACCGCGCTGGACGTGGATGCCGCGCTGGTTCCTCACGGCCTGA
- a CDS encoding citrate synthase family protein: protein MSAPRYLSADEAAAMLGISVTTLYAYVSRGMLRSAPDANTKRRLYDADEVRRLARRKEDGKRAGKVAQKVLDWGVPVLESSITLITDGKLLYRGRDAIELARIATLEEVAGLLWECSARRIADAPAPPLGAAQWSAWLKLWSDSAPLDRALVLLPAAAAQMPRVWALGRDAQLDNACALIRLLAGAMISAAPSNEPLHKQLANAWGVRNRAQVNLLRAALVACADHELNASTFTVRCITSTGTHLFGAVVGGLAALSGPRHGGETARVAALFDEAARAADLDRYLATRLAQHEQSAPGPVISGFGHPLYPDGDPRARLLLELLDECAPARSPFADVQRLARVVRDTTGAEPTVDYALTAIERVLGLPAGAAFTLFAVGRVTGWIAHAMEQTIDGRLIRPRARYIGAYEVD, encoded by the coding sequence ATGTCCGCGCCACGCTATCTGTCCGCCGACGAAGCCGCCGCGATGCTCGGCATCAGCGTCACGACGCTCTACGCGTATGTGAGCCGCGGCATGCTGCGCTCCGCGCCGGACGCGAATACCAAGCGTCGGCTCTACGACGCGGACGAAGTGCGCCGCCTCGCGCGCCGCAAGGAAGATGGCAAGCGCGCGGGCAAAGTCGCGCAAAAGGTGCTGGATTGGGGCGTGCCCGTCCTCGAATCGTCGATTACGCTGATCACGGACGGCAAACTGCTGTATCGCGGCCGCGATGCGATCGAACTCGCGCGCATCGCGACATTGGAGGAAGTAGCGGGCTTGCTGTGGGAATGCAGCGCGCGGCGTATCGCCGATGCGCCTGCGCCGCCGCTGGGTGCTGCGCAATGGTCGGCGTGGCTCAAGCTGTGGAGCGACAGCGCGCCGCTCGATCGCGCGCTCGTGCTGTTGCCGGCCGCCGCCGCGCAGATGCCGCGTGTCTGGGCGCTCGGCCGCGATGCGCAACTCGACAATGCCTGCGCGCTGATCCGGCTGCTGGCGGGTGCGATGATTTCGGCGGCGCCGTCGAACGAACCGCTGCATAAACAGCTCGCCAATGCGTGGGGCGTGCGCAACCGCGCGCAGGTCAATCTGCTGCGTGCCGCGCTCGTCGCGTGCGCAGATCACGAGCTGAATGCGTCGACATTCACGGTGCGGTGTATCACGTCGACGGGTACGCATCTGTTCGGCGCCGTCGTGGGCGGGCTCGCTGCGTTATCGGGACCGAGGCACGGCGGGGAAACGGCGCGCGTCGCCGCATTGTTCGACGAAGCCGCGCGCGCCGCCGATCTCGACCGATATCTGGCCACGCGGCTCGCGCAGCACGAGCAAAGCGCGCCGGGGCCCGTGATCTCCGGGTTTGGTCATCCGCTGTATCCGGACGGCGATCCGCGTGCACGTCTGCTGCTGGAACTGCTCGATGAATGCGCGCCCGCCCGCTCGCCGTTCGCCGACGTGCAGCGGCTCGCGCGCGTCGTGCGGGACACGACGGGCGCTGAACCGACCGTCGACTACGCGCTCACAGCCATCGAACGGGTGCTCGGCCTGCCCGCCGGCGCGGCTTTCACGCTCTTCGCGGTAGGCCGCGTGACGGGCTGGATCGCGCACGCGATGGAGCAGACCATCGACGGGCGGCTGATCCGTCCGCGCGCCAGGTACATCGGCGCGTACGAAGTGGATTGA
- a CDS encoding CoA transferase, translating to MTPQLALDHLWSVAGCDPALLDYVSIDGNDPALPSVFRVGTLASASIAAQALAAADCFRLRTGRMQRVDVSVRRALIAFRSERYLRVNDGLPPELRHPVTGFYATRDGRWIQLHTNFPHHLQGVLKVLGCDADPGAVAEAIRGWDGAQLDQTLADAGLCAALIRSSREWAALDQAKAIANLPLLEIERIGDALPEAPGRGDAQRPLSGTRVLDLSRIIAGPVAGRALAQHGADVMLINGPHLPNIAPLVVDNGRGKRSATLDLREATAREQLQALAAQADVFMQAYRPGSLAARGFDPEALTRLRPGIVCVSISAYGHAGPWATRRGFDSLVQSASGIAYTESRAAGVDGPKHLPCQALDHATGYLAAFGAMVALARRAQEGGSWHVRLSLAQTGGWLQSMGQIEAGWRIPDVTYDDVQDGLHEVDSPFGRVRAAAPAERMSETPAFYARPPVPIGSDAPRWED from the coding sequence ATGACGCCCCAGCTCGCTCTCGATCATCTGTGGTCCGTTGCCGGTTGCGATCCCGCCTTGCTCGACTATGTGTCGATCGACGGCAACGATCCGGCGTTGCCCTCCGTGTTTCGTGTCGGGACGCTTGCGAGCGCATCGATCGCCGCGCAGGCACTGGCCGCCGCCGATTGCTTCAGGCTGCGCACGGGCCGCATGCAGCGTGTCGATGTGAGCGTGCGGCGCGCGTTGATCGCGTTTCGCAGCGAACGCTATCTGCGCGTGAACGATGGCTTGCCGCCGGAACTGCGCCACCCCGTCACCGGCTTCTACGCGACGCGCGACGGTCGCTGGATCCAGTTGCACACGAACTTTCCGCATCATCTGCAAGGCGTGTTGAAGGTGCTCGGCTGCGACGCCGATCCTGGCGCGGTCGCTGAGGCGATTCGCGGGTGGGACGGCGCGCAGCTCGATCAGACACTCGCCGACGCCGGCCTGTGCGCCGCGCTGATCCGCTCGTCGCGCGAATGGGCTGCGCTCGATCAGGCGAAGGCGATTGCGAATCTGCCGCTGCTCGAGATCGAGCGGATCGGCGATGCGCTGCCTGAAGCGCCGGGCCGCGGTGATGCGCAGAGACCGCTGTCAGGCACGCGCGTACTCGATCTGTCGCGCATCATCGCGGGCCCAGTGGCAGGGCGCGCGCTCGCGCAGCATGGCGCCGACGTGATGCTGATCAACGGCCCGCATCTGCCAAATATCGCGCCGCTCGTCGTCGACAACGGGCGTGGCAAACGCTCCGCGACCCTCGATCTGCGCGAGGCTACGGCGCGCGAGCAATTGCAGGCGCTGGCCGCGCAAGCGGATGTGTTCATGCAGGCTTATCGTCCCGGCTCGCTTGCCGCGCGCGGCTTCGATCCTGAAGCGCTGACACGGCTGCGGCCCGGCATCGTCTGCGTGTCGATTTCGGCGTATGGGCACGCGGGGCCGTGGGCGACGCGGCGCGGTTTCGACAGCCTCGTGCAGTCGGCAAGTGGCATCGCATACACGGAGAGCCGCGCGGCGGGCGTCGACGGGCCGAAGCATCTGCCGTGTCAGGCACTCGATCACGCAACGGGCTATCTCGCCGCATTCGGCGCGATGGTCGCGCTCGCGCGGCGCGCGCAGGAGGGCGGCAGCTGGCATGTGCGGTTGTCGCTGGCGCAGACGGGCGGCTGGCTGCAATCGATGGGACAGATCGAAGCGGGCTGGCGCATTCCCGATGTCACCTACGACGACGTGCAGGACGGTCTGCACGAAGTCGATTCGCCGTTTGGCCGCGTGCGGGCGGCGGCGCCTGCCGAGCGGATGTCGGAGACACCCGCGTTCTATGCGCGGCCGCCCGTGCCCATCGGCTCCGACGCGCCGCGCTGGGAGGACTGA
- a CDS encoding GntR family transcriptional regulator, translating to MNPASEDRWRDLRPDPENDTPLYLQLARKLGSAIHENRWNAGEALPSERVLSDALGVSRITARKAIALLVEQGLIRRSQGAGSFITPRYEDPLSRLSSFSEMLRRRGFTPSSQWLSREIVPANRDEVIQLGLSPAAAVTRLRRLRLADGIVMAVENSTFPASVIPDPQAIGDSLYTYLEQRGLTIVRALQHFRAVNASDEIAQQMSIAPNDALLLITRVGYTADQRAIELTDTYCRNDYYDFVAELRK from the coding sequence ATGAACCCAGCCTCGGAAGACCGTTGGCGCGATTTGCGCCCGGACCCGGAAAACGATACGCCGCTGTATCTTCAGCTCGCCCGCAAGCTCGGCAGTGCGATCCACGAGAACCGCTGGAACGCAGGCGAAGCGCTGCCATCGGAGCGCGTGCTGTCGGATGCGCTCGGCGTGTCGCGCATCACGGCACGCAAGGCGATCGCGTTGCTCGTCGAACAGGGCTTGATTCGCCGCTCGCAGGGCGCGGGCAGTTTCATCACGCCGCGCTATGAAGATCCGCTGTCGCGTCTGTCGAGCTTCAGCGAAATGCTGCGTCGGCGCGGCTTTACGCCAAGCTCGCAATGGCTGTCACGCGAGATCGTGCCCGCCAATCGCGATGAAGTGATCCAGCTCGGGCTGTCGCCCGCTGCTGCCGTCACGCGATTGCGCCGCCTGCGTCTCGCGGACGGCATCGTGATGGCCGTCGAAAACTCGACGTTCCCCGCTTCCGTCATTCCCGACCCACAGGCCATCGGCGATTCGCTGTACACGTATCTCGAACAGCGCGGCCTGACGATCGTGCGCGCGTTGCAGCACTTTCGCGCGGTCAACGCGAGCGACGAGATCGCACAGCAGATGAGCATCGCGCCGAACGACGCGCTGCTGCTGATCACGCGCGTCGGCTACACGGCCGACCAGCGCGCAATCGAACTCACCGACACCTACTGCCGCAACGACTACTACGACTTCGTCGCCGAACTGCGCAAGTAG
- a CDS encoding aldo/keto reductase produces the protein MTKDIASVTLPDGEPIPKLGQGTWEMGEHPSRRKAEIEALRGGIELGMTLIDTAEMYGEGATESLLGEALQGLRDDVFLVSKVYPHNASRRGVQHACEQSLKRLKTDRIDLYLLHWRGSVPLEETVAGFEALRRDGKIRHWGVSNFDVDDMEELVGVPHGDACATNQILYNIARRGPEFDLLPWLAGRKMPAMAYSPVDHARLPKRSPLDDIADRHGVSAFQVALAWVLRQPDVFAIPKSGRIEHVRDNRRALDLQLSADDLAAIDAHFRPPRSKRPLEML, from the coding sequence ATGACGAAGGACATCGCCAGCGTGACGCTGCCCGACGGCGAACCCATTCCGAAACTCGGGCAGGGCACGTGGGAGATGGGCGAGCATCCGTCGCGCCGCAAGGCCGAAATCGAGGCGCTGCGCGGCGGTATCGAACTCGGCATGACGCTGATCGACACGGCGGAAATGTACGGCGAAGGCGCGACGGAATCGCTATTGGGCGAAGCGTTGCAGGGCCTGCGCGACGACGTGTTTCTGGTCAGCAAGGTCTACCCGCACAACGCTAGCAGGCGCGGCGTGCAACATGCATGCGAACAGTCGTTGAAGCGCTTGAAAACCGATCGTATCGATCTGTATCTGTTGCACTGGCGCGGCTCGGTGCCGCTCGAAGAGACGGTCGCGGGCTTCGAGGCGCTGCGCCGCGACGGCAAGATACGCCACTGGGGCGTCAGCAATTTCGACGTCGACGATATGGAAGAACTCGTCGGCGTGCCGCACGGCGATGCATGCGCGACGAACCAGATTCTCTACAACATCGCGCGACGTGGGCCGGAGTTCGATCTGCTGCCGTGGCTCGCGGGCCGCAAGATGCCCGCGATGGCATACAGCCCCGTCGATCATGCGCGCCTGCCCAAGCGCTCGCCGCTCGACGATATCGCCGACAGGCATGGCGTATCGGCGTTTCAGGTCGCGCTGGCGTGGGTGCTGCGGCAGCCCGATGTGTTCGCGATTCCCAAGTCAGGGCGCATCGAGCACGTGCGCGACAACCGCCGCGCACTTGACCTGCAGCTTTCCGCCGACGACCTCGCCGCTATCGATGCGCACTTTCGTCCGCCCCGCAGCAAGCGGCCGCTCGAGATGCTTTGA
- a CDS encoding ABC transporter ATP-binding protein yields MNGPSPPPPPASFPAFDVSKSEQSDALTIVGLTVAYRTRGRERDVLQDVSFRIRRGESYGLVGESGCGKSTVAMATLRYLARNGRVKAGRISIAGKEVHSLDAAALRELRANRISMVYQDPSRALNPSLTIARQVAEAFEASGATHEDALKQTTDMLRKVRIAEPERVMDSYPHQLSGGMQQRVVIAMALASEPELLILDEPTTGLDATVEAEVLDLVAQLRDEFHTAVLFISHNLAVIGRMCERVGVLYAGKLVEEGATQDVFARPRHPYTVGLLRCLPTVGRSKDTDRLDTIAGSLPQPGSIAQGCVYAERCRLADDRCRREAPPPYRVGARHGDQMSRCHYHERAMELPRATPADAPADASGNAHETRGASPVLRAESVSKTFHVAGAALRAVDDVSLELAKGETLGLVGESGSGKTTLAKLLLGLVSPDAGSVIELDGTPLPPRVTNRNDEQVKSLQIVFQNPDSALNRAHSVRRLIGRALSRLSALHGDAREERLASLAQAVRLPDRYLSSRTRQLSGGLKQRVAIARAFAGDPRIVVCDEPTSALDVSVQAAILNLLADLQRDRSVSYVFISHDLNVVRYLSDRIAVLYVGRLLEIGPASAVFDGPHHPYTEALLSSVPALDQRDGEASPDAKPQRIRLAGELPSPAAPPSGCVFHTRCPRKLGAICEQQDPPYVDAGDTHRIRCHIPVDELRVLQRRN; encoded by the coding sequence ATGAACGGCCCATCTCCTCCTCCGCCGCCCGCCTCGTTTCCCGCCTTCGATGTGTCGAAGAGCGAGCAGTCCGACGCGCTCACGATCGTCGGCCTGACGGTCGCGTATCGCACGCGCGGACGGGAGCGCGACGTGCTGCAAGATGTGTCGTTTCGCATCAGGCGCGGCGAATCGTATGGGCTCGTCGGCGAATCGGGCTGCGGCAAGTCGACGGTCGCGATGGCGACGCTGCGCTATCTGGCGCGCAATGGACGCGTAAAGGCAGGACGCATTTCGATTGCCGGCAAGGAAGTGCATTCGCTCGACGCCGCCGCATTGCGCGAGCTGCGCGCGAACAGAATATCGATGGTGTATCAGGACCCGTCGCGCGCACTCAACCCATCACTGACGATCGCGCGCCAGGTGGCCGAAGCGTTCGAGGCATCCGGCGCGACGCATGAAGATGCGCTGAAGCAAACTACGGACATGCTGCGCAAGGTCCGCATCGCCGAGCCCGAGCGCGTGATGGACAGTTATCCGCATCAATTGTCGGGCGGCATGCAGCAGCGCGTCGTGATCGCAATGGCGCTCGCGTCGGAACCCGAGTTGCTGATTCTCGACGAACCGACCACCGGTCTCGACGCCACCGTCGAAGCCGAAGTGCTCGATCTCGTCGCGCAACTGCGCGACGAGTTTCACACGGCCGTGCTGTTCATCAGCCACAACCTGGCGGTGATCGGCAGGATGTGCGAGCGCGTCGGCGTGCTGTACGCGGGCAAGCTCGTCGAAGAGGGCGCGACGCAGGACGTGTTCGCGCGGCCGCGTCATCCGTACACGGTCGGCCTGTTGCGCTGTCTGCCGACGGTCGGCCGCAGCAAGGACACCGACCGGCTCGACACGATTGCAGGCAGCCTGCCGCAGCCGGGTTCCATCGCGCAGGGCTGCGTCTATGCAGAGCGCTGCCGTCTCGCCGACGACCGCTGCCGGCGCGAAGCGCCGCCGCCGTATCGTGTAGGTGCACGGCATGGCGATCAGATGTCGCGTTGCCATTACCACGAGCGCGCCATGGAACTGCCGCGCGCAACGCCCGCTGATGCGCCCGCTGATGCTTCCGGAAACGCGCACGAAACCCGCGGCGCCTCACCCGTGCTGCGCGCGGAAAGCGTCTCAAAGACATTCCACGTCGCGGGCGCGGCGCTGCGCGCCGTCGACGATGTATCGCTCGAACTCGCGAAGGGCGAGACGCTTGGTCTCGTCGGCGAATCGGGCAGCGGCAAGACGACGCTCGCGAAGTTGCTGCTCGGCCTCGTATCGCCCGATGCGGGCAGCGTGATCGAACTCGACGGCACGCCTTTGCCGCCCCGCGTCACGAACCGCAACGACGAACAGGTGAAGTCGCTGCAGATCGTGTTCCAGAATCCCGACTCGGCGCTCAATCGCGCGCACTCGGTCAGGCGGCTGATCGGGCGCGCGTTGTCGCGCCTGTCCGCGCTGCACGGCGACGCGCGAGAGGAAAGGCTCGCGTCGCTGGCACAGGCTGTCAGGCTGCCCGACCGTTATCTGAGTTCGCGCACACGGCAACTGTCGGGCGGGTTGAAGCAGCGCGTCGCGATTGCGCGCGCGTTCGCGGGCGATCCGCGCATTGTCGTGTGCGACGAGCCGACTTCCGCGCTCGACGTGTCCGTGCAGGCCGCGATCCTCAATCTGCTCGCCGATCTGCAGCGCGATCGCAGCGTGAGCTATGTGTTTATCTCGCACGATCTGAATGTCGTGCGCTACCTGTCCGATCGCATCGCAGTGCTGTACGTCGGCCGCCTGCTGGAGATCGGGCCCGCGTCGGCCGTGTTCGACGGTCCGCATCATCCTTATACGGAAGCGTTGTTGTCGTCGGTGCCCGCGCTCGATCAGCGTGACGGCGAAGCCTCTCCCGACGCGAAACCGCAGCGCATCCGCCTTGCCGGCGAACTGCCGAGCCCTGCCGCACCGCCGTCCGGCTGCGTGTTTCATACGCGCTGTCCGCGCAAGCTGGGTGCGATTTGCGAGCAGCAGGACCCGCCTTACGTCGATGCCGGCGACACGCATCGCATCCGCTGCCATATTCCCGTCGACGAATTGCGCGTGCTCCAACGCCGCAACTGA
- a CDS encoding ABC transporter permease yields MSTMASPPPSSNTPAPAPAAPRARDTRYDTLRMLLRSPTFIVGAVILLWWIVCAIAGTWVAPLDPYASDPLNSLTPPAAGHWFGTDQLGRDVLSRVIVGARDILTIAPLATLLGTLAGTALGLTVGYFDGWVDNVIGRAIDAVLALPLVIVALLALAAVGASNLTVILVIGITFTPITARTVRAAVFAERHLDYVAAAQLRGENAFYIMFAEILPNVLPPIIVEATVRLGYAIFAVATLSFLGFGIQPPSADWGLALSESYTLMAGGAWWTVVFDAAAIASLVVGVNLIADAVQGAVDG; encoded by the coding sequence ATGAGCACGATGGCTTCACCTCCGCCCTCGTCGAACACACCGGCGCCCGCGCCCGCGGCGCCTCGCGCGAGAGACACGCGCTACGACACGCTGCGCATGCTGCTGCGCTCGCCGACCTTCATCGTCGGCGCGGTGATCTTGCTGTGGTGGATCGTCTGCGCGATTGCAGGAACGTGGGTTGCGCCGCTCGATCCCTACGCGTCCGATCCCTTGAACTCGCTCACGCCGCCCGCGGCAGGCCACTGGTTCGGCACCGATCAACTGGGCCGCGACGTGCTGTCGCGCGTGATCGTCGGCGCGCGCGACATCCTGACCATCGCGCCGCTCGCGACGCTGCTCGGCACGCTCGCGGGTACAGCACTCGGCCTCACGGTCGGCTACTTCGACGGCTGGGTCGACAACGTGATCGGGCGCGCGATCGATGCCGTGCTCGCGCTCCCGCTCGTGATCGTCGCGCTGCTCGCGCTGGCCGCCGTGGGTGCCTCGAACCTCACGGTGATCCTCGTAATCGGCATCACGTTCACGCCCATCACGGCTCGTACGGTGCGCGCCGCCGTGTTCGCCGAACGCCATCTCGACTACGTCGCCGCGGCCCAACTGCGCGGCGAGAACGCGTTCTACATCATGTTCGCGGAGATCCTGCCGAACGTGCTGCCGCCCATCATCGTCGAAGCGACGGTGCGTCTCGGCTACGCGATCTTCGCGGTCGCCACGCTGTCGTTTCTCGGCTTCGGCATCCAGCCGCCTTCCGCCGACTGGGGCCTCGCGCTCTCGGAGTCGTACACGCTGATGGCGGGCGGCGCATGGTGGACCGTCGTGTTCGACGCGGCTGCGATTGCGTCGCTCGTGGTCGGCGTGAACCTGATTGCGGACGCCGTGCAAGGAGCCGTCGACGGATGA